Proteins encoded together in one Gammaproteobacteria bacterium window:
- a CDS encoding protein kinase: MLNQLKVSIGQGSDKGRKEVNQDFHGACVPKEPLLTSKGIAIALADGISSSEVSQHASEVAIKSFLEDYFCTPESWTVKTSVQRVLKAANSWLYLQTRNSPYRYLPDKGYVCTFTALVIRSNTAHVFHVGDTRVYRLLKNSLEQITEDHRLWVSKDKSYLKRALGMGDELELDYQSFILEVGDLYVLATDGVYEYAADDFIIETIRSHGTDLDKAASLIIKEAFQQGSTDNLSVQIVRIDKLPSQDVGEAYKQLTKLPFPPELKARMVFDGYEMIRELRISHRSHIYLAVDVESREQVVLKIPSVDLRNNPEYLERFLMEEWVARRINNAHVLKPCLQTRKRNYLYIVTEFIKGQTLKQWMTDNPQPDIEEVRTLVEQIAIGLRAFHRQEMFHQDLRPDNIMIDEVGTAKIIDFGSVRVAGLVGVTNSIEQQEVLGTALYSAPECFLGEVSTERSDMFSLGVICYQMLSGKLPYGTHVAKSRTKAAQRRLKYQGVLDDEREIPVWVDEAIKKSIHPDPAKRYDTISEFIYDLRRPNKSFINRTKPPLLERNPVLFWQSVSLIFAIIIIALLLR; this comes from the coding sequence ATGTTGAATCAGTTAAAAGTCTCTATTGGCCAAGGGTCGGATAAGGGGCGCAAGGAGGTTAATCAGGATTTCCATGGTGCCTGCGTACCAAAAGAGCCGCTGTTAACCTCAAAGGGTATCGCGATTGCTCTGGCCGATGGTATCAGCAGCAGTGAAGTGAGCCAGCACGCCAGTGAAGTTGCCATTAAAAGTTTTTTGGAAGACTACTTTTGCACGCCAGAATCCTGGACGGTTAAAACGTCTGTACAGCGGGTATTGAAGGCGGCCAACTCCTGGCTTTACCTGCAAACCCGCAACAGTCCCTACCGCTATTTGCCCGATAAGGGTTATGTCTGTACCTTCACTGCGTTGGTGATACGCTCTAATACTGCGCACGTTTTTCATGTGGGGGATACCCGTGTTTACCGCCTGCTCAAAAACAGTCTCGAACAGATCACCGAAGATCACCGGCTTTGGGTTTCAAAGGATAAAAGTTATCTGAAACGTGCGTTGGGTATGGGAGATGAACTTGAGTTGGATTATCAATCCTTTATCTTGGAAGTAGGGGACCTCTATGTGTTGGCAACCGATGGTGTTTATGAGTATGCCGCCGATGATTTTATTATTGAGACAATCCGCTCTCACGGTACTGACTTAGACAAAGCGGCTTCGCTGATTATTAAAGAGGCTTTTCAACAGGGGAGTACAGATAACCTCAGTGTTCAAATTGTCAGAATCGACAAGCTTCCCAGTCAAGATGTTGGAGAGGCCTATAAGCAACTGACCAAACTACCCTTTCCTCCCGAGCTTAAAGCGAGGATGGTGTTTGATGGTTATGAGATGATCCGTGAGCTGCGAATTAGTCACCGTAGTCATATCTATCTGGCGGTTGATGTGGAGAGCAGAGAGCAGGTTGTTTTGAAAATTCCCTCGGTCGATCTTCGCAATAACCCTGAGTATCTGGAGCGCTTTCTAATGGAGGAGTGGGTTGCTCGTCGCATCAATAATGCCCACGTACTAAAACCTTGCTTGCAAACCCGCAAGAGAAATTATCTCTATATTGTTACTGAATTTATCAAAGGACAGACGCTGAAACAGTGGATGACCGACAATCCTCAGCCTGATATTGAGGAGGTGCGCACCCTTGTGGAGCAAATTGCCATCGGGTTGCGGGCTTTTCATCGTCAGGAGATGTTTCATCAGGACCTGAGGCCCGATAATATTATGATTGATGAGGTGGGGACAGCAAAAATTATCGATTTTGGCTCTGTTCGGGTGGCCGGCCTGGTAGGTGTTACGAACAGTATTGAGCAGCAGGAGGTGTTGGGCACAGCACTGTATAGCGCACCAGAGTGTTTTCTTGGCGAAGTGAGTACCGAGCGTTCGGATATGTTTTCACTCGGGGTGATCTGCTATCAGATGCTATCTGGAAAGCTGCCCTATGGGACGCATGTGGCCAAGTCGCGCACCAAAGCCGCACAGCGAAGGTTGAAATACCAAGGTGTGCTGGATGATGAGCGTGAAATACCTGTCTGGGTTGATGAGGCGATCAAAAAATCGATTCATCCGGATCCCGCTAAGCGATACGACACAATATCAGAATTTATCTATGACCTGCGTCGTCCCAATAAAAGCTTTATCAACAGAACGAAACCGCCACTGCTAGAGCGTAACCCAGTGCTTTTTTGGCAATCTGTCTCATTGATATTTGCCATTATAATTATCGCACTGCTACTCAGATAG
- a CDS encoding formate/nitrite transporter family protein, translating into MSYLEPSEFVTKMVDAGESKVYMSVKDTVIRAYMAGAVLGLAAMFAITVIVQTGSLLLGSILFPVGFIMLYLMKFDLLTGVFTLVPLAWLDKRPGVTIGQVLRNWGWVFLGNLGGALTVAVIMSFVLTYGYNIDGGAVADKVGHIGESRTLGYKEHGVEGWLTIFMRGMLCNWMVSMGVVGAMISTSATGKIAAMWMPIMLFFYMGFEHSIVNMFLFPFSMIMGGDFTVSDYLLWNELPTVLGNLVGGLVFVALPLYYTHVRTSPDRKISK; encoded by the coding sequence ATGTCGTATTTAGAGCCGTCAGAGTTCGTTACAAAAATGGTGGATGCGGGGGAGTCCAAAGTTTATATGTCGGTCAAGGATACGGTTATTCGTGCCTACATGGCGGGGGCTGTGCTTGGGCTTGCGGCGATGTTTGCGATTACTGTTATTGTTCAAACCGGCTCGCTGCTACTGGGGTCAATACTCTTTCCGGTGGGCTTTATCATGTTGTATTTGATGAAGTTTGACTTGTTAACGGGGGTTTTTACCCTAGTGCCCCTTGCCTGGCTTGATAAGCGGCCCGGTGTGACCATTGGACAGGTGCTGCGCAACTGGGGCTGGGTATTTTTGGGGAACCTGGGGGGAGCGCTGACGGTTGCCGTCATCATGTCTTTTGTTTTGACCTACGGTTACAATATCGACGGAGGTGCCGTTGCTGATAAAGTGGGGCATATCGGTGAGTCTCGAACGCTGGGCTATAAAGAGCATGGTGTTGAGGGATGGCTGACCATCTTTATGCGTGGCATGTTGTGTAACTGGATGGTCTCTATGGGGGTTGTGGGGGCGATGATCTCTACCTCTGCTACCGGTAAAATCGCGGCCATGTGGATGCCGATTATGTTGTTCTTCTATATGGGTTTTGAGCACTCAATCGTAAATATGTTTTTGTTCCCGTTCTCAATGATTATGGGCGGCGATTTTACCGTCTCCGATTACCTTCTCTGGAATGAGCTACCTACCGTACTGGGCAATTTGGTCGGTGGCTTGGTGTTTGTGGCACTACCACTCTATTACACCCATGTTAGAACCAGCCCTGATCGAAAAATTAGCAAGTAA
- a CDS encoding GGDEF domain-containing protein, whose product MSTAIPFVADTLTGITRQHKKNVVVNRARIEAFSDQASQFTGLLQTSLELPVVLNIFAEQTEKVLPFAGITYTSAESKEDITIGERGRHSCSYRLTLETETLGEICISRRQHFSEDDLELFEKLIALLLYPLRNCLQFQKATKAASKDPLTGLDNRRSMDEHIAHESKLALRYGNPLAMLVLDIDHFKRINDNHGHKAGDCLIKAFADVMISTARTTDYAFRYGGEEFVMLLPNTSPEGAMLVAERMRQTVEQTKCICHGETLTMTISIGASYLTSQDRDDSLFLRADDALYKAKNSGRNRVCSSA is encoded by the coding sequence ATGTCTACAGCCATCCCCTTTGTCGCTGACACATTGACCGGCATCACCAGGCAACACAAAAAAAATGTCGTTGTGAACCGTGCCCGTATTGAAGCGTTTAGTGATCAGGCCTCGCAATTCACCGGCCTGCTGCAGACATCACTTGAGCTGCCCGTGGTATTAAATATATTTGCCGAACAGACAGAAAAAGTACTCCCTTTTGCCGGCATCACCTACACCAGCGCCGAGAGCAAAGAGGATATTACTATTGGCGAACGTGGCCGCCACAGCTGTAGTTACCGACTCACCCTAGAAACAGAGACCCTGGGTGAAATTTGCATCAGCCGCCGCCAACACTTTAGCGAAGATGATCTGGAGCTGTTTGAAAAACTGATCGCACTATTGCTCTACCCGCTGCGTAACTGCCTGCAATTCCAAAAAGCGACCAAAGCCGCAAGCAAAGATCCCCTAACAGGCCTGGACAATCGCCGCAGCATGGATGAACACATTGCCCATGAAAGCAAGCTGGCCCTGCGCTACGGCAATCCGCTGGCGATGTTAGTACTCGACATTGACCACTTCAAGCGCATTAACGATAACCACGGGCACAAAGCGGGTGACTGTCTAATAAAGGCGTTTGCTGACGTCATGATAAGTACTGCCCGCACCACTGATTACGCCTTCCGCTATGGCGGTGAAGAGTTTGTAATGCTGCTGCCAAACACCAGCCCCGAAGGTGCAATGCTGGTAGCGGAGCGTATGCGCCAAACCGTAGAACAGACCAAATGCATCTGCCACGGAGAGACCTTAACCATGACCATCAGCATTGGCGCCTCCTATCTCACTAGTCAGGACCGCGATGACAGCTTGTTCCTAAGAGCCGACGACGCACTCTACAAGGCCAAAAACAGTGGTCGAAACCGGGTTTGTAGTAGCGCTTAA